In the Salvia miltiorrhiza cultivar Shanhuang (shh) chromosome 8, IMPLAD_Smil_shh, whole genome shotgun sequence genome, GGGCGGCGGCGACGACAAGGGGTCGGGCAAGAGCTGCTCCGGCTGCTCTTGCAAGACCGAGAACACCGGTATGAAAGCATTCACCAAGGATTTGAGAAGTAATTTCAAGGGATTGGATGATATCTACGTTTGGCATGCATTGGCCGGTGCATGGGGTGGGGTTAGGCCCGGGGCGACTCACCTCAAAGCTAAGATCGTGCCTTGCAAGCTCTCGCCGGGCCTCGACGGCACCATGACGGATCTCGCCGTCGTCAAGATCGTCGAGGGCTCCATCGGCCTCGTCGACCCCGATCAAGCTGACGACTTTTATGACTCTATGCACTCTTATCTTGCTAAAGTCGGGATCACCGGAGTCAAAGTTGATGTTATTCATGTAAGCAGCACCCACTTCCTATCtacctatattttttttaaatttgtgtgTACCACTATTTGACACGTGTTTGTTTTCATGAAGACACTTGAATATGTTAGTGAGGACTATGGGGGCAGAGTTGATCTCGCGAAGGCTTATTACAAGGGCTTGTCCAAATCTCTAAAGAAGAATTTCAATGGAACTGGTCTCATCTCCAGCATGCAGCAGTGTAATGACTTCTTCTTCCTCGGAACCGAGCAGATCTCAATGGGAAGAGTCGGTGAGAATCCAtcttttcaattaattaattctttcttttctttaattttttttatcgagagataatttttgttgttgtttgaaATAGGGGATGACTTTTGGTTCCAAGATCCAAACGGCGATCCGATGGGAGTTTACTGGCTGCAAGGGGTCCACATGATCCACTGCGCCTACAACAGTATGTGGATGGGACAATTCATCCAACCAGATTGGGACATGTTTCAATCCGACCATTGTTGCGCCAAATTCCACGCCGGATCACGAGCTATTTGCGGCGGCCCAGTTTACGTGAGTGACTCTTTAGGAGGCCACGACTTCGATCTTCTCAAGAAGCTTGTCTTCCCAGATGGTACAATCCCCAAATGCGTGCATTTCGCTCTCCCCACGAGAGATTGCCTCTTCAACAATCCCCTCTTCGACAGCAAGTCCATCCTCAAGATTTGGAACTTCAACAAATACGGCGGCGTGATCGGCGCCTTCAACTGCCAGGGCGCCGGCTGGGACCCCAAGGAGCAGAGGATCAAGGGCTACTCCCAATGCTACAAGCCGCTAACCGGCTCCGTCCACGTGTCCAACCTCGAGTGGGATCAGAAGGCCGAAGCTGCTAGCCTCGGGGAGGCGGAGGAGTACGCTGTTTACCTCACCGAGGCTGAGAGGATCGTCTTGACCACTCCGGAGTCCGAGCCTATCTCGGTCACGCTGCAGCCCTCCACCTTCGAAATATTTAGCTTCGTCCCCATCAAGAAGATTGGTGAGGGTGCGAAGTTCGCACCCATTGGCCTCACCAACTTGTTTAACAGTGGTGGGACCATCCAAGGGCTCGTCTACGACGAGGCCGTGGCGAAGGTTGAGGTTAAGGGGGAAGGTACGTTCTTGGCGTATTCTAGCGTTGCCCCTAAGAAAACGTATGTCAATGGCGCCGAGGCTGTGTTCCAGTGGTCAGGAAATGGGAAGGTGCAAGTTAGCATTCCTTGGTATGAGGAGTGTGGAGGAATTTCTAACCTCACTTTTGTTTACTGATCTCGAATTCTACTTATTTGGGCTaagattgatgatgatgatgcataTGGTAAGAAATTACTAtgatttttaagttttttttttctttattgtgTTGTGTTGATTTTGGTTttgttttatataaatataaataatatccCGTTTAAGAGGCCAAGAGTTGCCTATGGAAGGGATGCCCGCTTCAAGATTCTGCTGTGCAACAACTGCTTTTGCAGCTTTAATCTTAATTTTTCTAATTCGAGATCGATATTAATTTTTGGTTCACGAATCTTGATTTAATTACCATGAATGAGACACCAAATTAAAAGATGGAGCACCATTGAATTCTTGAGAAATTTTTCGGACTAATTttgaatatagtaaaataacgtGTGGAATATTTATCATTTGTGTACGTGTAAGAATATGATTGTAGCTATAAATGGGAGAAGAAAACGTCACTATATAtgctatttctttttcttttttttgaggggACACTATGATATTTCTTCCCTGCTAAGAGTTATACTATGGCGGAATAGTTTAAAGATTTGGCTTAATATTTAGTTTACACGTACACGTGTATACTTACAAAAATCTTATAAAGTTTATATAGCATACAATTACAAGAAGTTGAAATTCTTTGAGAAATAACCATGCGCGCTCGGTGCATTCGATATAATTAAATTCTAATGGAGAATTAATATATTagagataaataaattttagttaGAGTTAATAATTCTAGTAAAatttccaattaattaattcattgtagttttttcttttatggaaaaaattatcTTCAAAAAGTAGAGTTTTTGGGACCCATATCACCTTTTCAACTGTACACCACACcacttaataatataattaacattTTTCTAAATAACCgtgctgaaaaaaaaaacaagacatttcatttgggacgaagggagtacaatGTTACTACATCCGtcctattacaaatgtctcacttttcataatgggatgtctcattacaaatttctcattcttgttttggcaatatattatttctctatatttaatattaaaataattttcatcaacccactttatctattttctacacatttcttaatattcgtgtccaaaagtaatgagaca is a window encoding:
- the LOC131000383 gene encoding stachyose synthase, yielding MAPPNDPASAIYTVTKPTKNDTVFDLSGGKLSVQNVPLLSDIPGNVTFRSFSSVVKSSSAPPALFDRALSLSHRGGFLGFSQRAASDRLTTSIGKFTGRDFVSIFRFKTWWSTQWVGTSGSDIQMETQWIMLDVPEIKSYAVVIPIVDGSFRSALQPGADGHALLCAESGSSSVRTAALGAAAYVHVSDNPYTLMRDAYTAVRCHLGTFRLIEEKAPPPLVNKFGWCTWDAFYLTVEPAGIWHGVKEFAEGGLSPRFLIIDDGWQSINVDGQDPHEDAKNLVLGGTQMTARLHRFEECEKFQKYQGGSMVGAKAPPFNPKKPKMLINKAIELEMAEKARDKAVLAGVTNLTEYEIQIEKLSKELEAMFGGGGGDDKGSGKSCSGCSCKTENTGMKAFTKDLRSNFKGLDDIYVWHALAGAWGGVRPGATHLKAKIVPCKLSPGLDGTMTDLAVVKIVEGSIGLVDPDQADDFYDSMHSYLAKVGITGVKVDVIHTLEYVSEDYGGRVDLAKAYYKGLSKSLKKNFNGTGLISSMQQCNDFFFLGTEQISMGRVGDDFWFQDPNGDPMGVYWLQGVHMIHCAYNSMWMGQFIQPDWDMFQSDHCCAKFHAGSRAICGGPVYVSDSLGGHDFDLLKKLVFPDGTIPKCVHFALPTRDCLFNNPLFDSKSILKIWNFNKYGGVIGAFNCQGAGWDPKEQRIKGYSQCYKPLTGSVHVSNLEWDQKAEAASLGEAEEYAVYLTEAERIVLTTPESEPISVTLQPSTFEIFSFVPIKKIGEGAKFAPIGLTNLFNSGGTIQGLVYDEAVAKVEVKGEGTFLAYSSVAPKKTYVNGAEAVFQWSGNGKVQVSIPWYEECGGISNLTFVY